From the Pseudomonas baltica genome, one window contains:
- the ureC gene encoding urease subunit alpha, which produces MKISRQAYADMFGPTVGDKVRLADTDLWIEVEKDFTHYGEEVKFGGGKVIRDGMGQGQLLAAEVVDTLITNALIIDHWGVVKADVGLKDGRIAAIGKAGNPDIQPDVTIAIGASTEVIAGEGMILTAGGIDTHIHFICPQQIEEALMSGVTTMIGGGTGPATGTNATTCTSGPWHLARMLQAADAFPMNIGLTGKGNASLPEPLIEQVKAGAIGLKLHEDWGTTPAAIDNCLTVADQYDVQVAIHTDTLNESGFVETTLGAFKGRTIHTYHTEGAGGGHAPDIIKACGLPNVLPSSTNPTRPFTRNTIDEHLDMLMVCHHLDPSIAEDVAFAESRIRRETIAAEDILHDLGAFSMISSDSQAMGRVGEVITRTWQTADKMKKQRGPLAEDVAGNDNFRIKRYIAKYTINPAITHGISHEVGSIEIGKWADLVLWRPAFFGVKPTLILKGGAIAASLMGDANASIPTPQPVHYRPMFASYGGSRHATSLTFISQAALEAGLPEQLGLKKQIAVVKGCRTVQKTDLIHNGYLPQIDVDPQTYQVKADGVLLWCEPADVLPLAQRYFLF; this is translated from the coding sequence TTGAAGATTTCCAGACAAGCCTACGCCGACATGTTCGGCCCCACCGTTGGCGACAAGGTGCGCCTGGCCGACACCGACCTGTGGATCGAGGTCGAAAAGGACTTTACCCATTACGGCGAAGAAGTGAAATTCGGCGGCGGCAAGGTGATCCGCGACGGCATGGGCCAAGGCCAGCTGCTGGCCGCCGAAGTGGTCGACACGCTGATCACCAACGCCCTGATCATCGACCATTGGGGCGTGGTCAAGGCTGACGTCGGCCTCAAGGACGGGCGCATCGCCGCCATCGGCAAGGCCGGCAACCCGGACATTCAGCCGGATGTCACCATCGCCATCGGCGCCAGCACCGAAGTCATCGCCGGTGAAGGCATGATCCTCACCGCCGGCGGTATCGACACCCACATCCACTTCATCTGCCCGCAGCAGATCGAAGAAGCGCTGATGAGCGGCGTCACCACCATGATCGGCGGCGGTACCGGGCCGGCCACCGGCACCAACGCCACCACCTGTACCTCGGGCCCTTGGCACCTGGCGCGCATGCTGCAGGCCGCCGACGCCTTCCCGATGAACATCGGCCTGACCGGCAAGGGCAACGCCAGCTTGCCCGAACCGCTGATCGAGCAGGTCAAGGCCGGTGCCATCGGCCTCAAGCTGCACGAAGACTGGGGCACCACTCCAGCCGCCATCGACAACTGCCTGACGGTGGCCGACCAGTACGACGTGCAGGTGGCCATTCACACCGACACCCTCAACGAATCGGGCTTCGTCGAAACCACTCTGGGCGCCTTCAAGGGCCGTACCATCCATACCTATCACACCGAAGGCGCCGGCGGCGGCCATGCCCCGGACATCATCAAGGCGTGCGGCCTGCCCAACGTGCTGCCGAGCTCCACCAACCCGACCCGGCCGTTTACCCGCAACACCATCGACGAACACCTGGACATGCTGATGGTCTGCCATCACCTCGACCCCAGCATCGCCGAAGACGTCGCTTTTGCCGAAAGCCGCATCCGCCGCGAAACCATCGCCGCCGAAGACATCCTCCACGACCTCGGCGCGTTCTCCATGATCAGCTCCGACAGCCAGGCCATGGGCCGCGTGGGCGAAGTGATCACGCGCACCTGGCAAACCGCCGACAAGATGAAAAAACAGCGCGGCCCGCTGGCCGAAGACGTGGCCGGCAACGACAACTTCCGCATCAAGCGCTACATCGCCAAGTACACCATCAACCCGGCCATCACCCATGGCATCAGCCACGAAGTGGGTTCGATCGAGATCGGCAAATGGGCCGACCTGGTGCTGTGGCGCCCGGCGTTCTTCGGCGTCAAGCCTACGCTTATCCTCAAGGGTGGAGCGATCGCCGCCAGCCTGATGGGTGATGCCAACGCCTCGATCCCGACCCCGCAACCCGTGCACTACCGGCCGATGTTCGCCAGCTATGGCGGCTCGCGCCATGCCACCAGCCTGACCTTCATCAGCCAGGCAGCACTGGAGGCCGGCTTGCCGGAACAGCTGGGGTTGAAGAAACAGATCGCCGTCGTGAAGGGTTGCCGCACGGTGCAGAAGACCGACCTGATCCACAACGGCTACCTGCCGCAGATCGATGTCGATCCGCAGACCTATCAGGTCAAGGCCGATGGCGTGCTGCTGTGGTGTGAACCGGCGGATGTACTGCCGCTGGCACAGCGGTACTTTTTGTTTTAG
- a CDS encoding urease subunit gamma has translation MDLTPREKDKMLIFTAGLVAERRLARGLKLNYPEAMAFISAALLEGARDGQTVAELMHYGTTLLSREQVMEGIPEMIPEIQVEATFPDGTKLVTVHQPIA, from the coding sequence ATGGACCTGACCCCCCGCGAAAAAGACAAGATGCTCATCTTCACCGCCGGCCTCGTCGCCGAGCGGCGGCTGGCGCGCGGCCTCAAGCTCAACTATCCGGAGGCCATGGCGTTCATCTCCGCAGCCCTGCTGGAAGGTGCCCGCGATGGCCAGACGGTCGCCGAGCTCATGCACTACGGCACCACGCTGCTGAGCCGCGAACAAGTGATGGAAGGCATCCCGGAGATGATCCCCGAGATCCAGGTCGAAGCCACCTTCCCGGATGGCACCAAGCTCGTCACCGTGCACCAACCCATTGCCTGA
- a CDS encoding urease subunit beta, whose translation MIPGEYQIQPGDIELNVGRRTLSLSVANSGDRPIQVGSHYHFFETNDALTFDRAATRGMRLNIPAGTAVRFEPGQSREVELVDLAGLRKVYGFAGRIMGSL comes from the coding sequence ATGATTCCTGGCGAATACCAGATCCAGCCCGGCGACATCGAACTCAACGTCGGCCGCCGTACCCTCAGCCTGAGTGTGGCCAACAGCGGCGACCGCCCGATCCAGGTCGGCTCGCACTATCATTTTTTCGAAACCAACGATGCGCTGACATTCGACCGCGCCGCGACCCGGGGCATGCGCCTGAACATCCCCGCCGGCACCGCCGTGCGCTTCGAGCCGGGCCAGAGCCGCGAAGTGGAGCTGGTCGATCTCGCCGGCCTGCGCAAGGTCTACGGCTTTGCCGGACGGATCATGGGCAGCCTTTAG
- a CDS encoding membrane-targeted effector domain-containing toxin, which produces MSDTQATENAIALSPETPEQTLAALTLAATDFYTAFPDVNQCARQEAARILKVHTGRDLDPDTVYWHRFSNAISNPQTFTGWEHYGVPDQSRTMTELTQRRFDVNDQINAIDLDSMSGFYTADSTAGHFDQRNELALSPLTIMNDLWEGNFAQAYQTQLEAFWTAQGDSGRLVAKALCVSYAFEAMRRRLLSRRAFKQFIFSVAGPLKLPPTIAQLKRAVTSRELAEVSDLTLGGIAATGIIRVKNAQGHQTLYLPPDWFHTFHSEREVYEWFCVQAADPARREHLLSHFTAHHQTDSSTLETLNSTLDTMQRTPWVAGQTMLNGASQPITKDVFSYLIDNLRARLETEAQTMLTSNWQLRKDIFLVDLSAFVRVTAGIAPGDSLVAASVVGASAISLGAHLAVVLHGKTHEQRSKAAVAAALDALSLLFSLPMLKGSGKHILNEFADLAEEAPAVVETQSPMPYAVDIDLSVLPTEINGAGGLFYVSGDKRYIQLAQKVYEVEFIEVLDRWVVINPLTPDNLTGAWPVEANWRGVWEPYVEEVIDPLAVGADEESASGAITPQMVEAHRLDIQLRPYEVSMKYVELIEPLIGRDSARLMSSTLDDTFAMARNELLVARNELAAHARLFFNLPKEPRSVLVPRFNELTTPDTLFEAVYDQSQGLVIGEAKDAIGSKKLLIKYMGDLKSQGVQTLYTDLLIKELHQGWLDHYLETGLMPSGLYNYLTRLTRQSILAKYTPLELIKMARLQGIKVKALDCAAAHQVHGLSQTEAGIGQKMRNYYAIQRIRAHQAARPASGWIALVDHTKVSTYEDVPGLADLSDTVGVRVKDVSRNTPFTISEDPGQRLAGSQGNLRTDLQIEMGTLPEGSVMSSASV; this is translated from the coding sequence ATGTCGGACACCCAAGCAACCGAGAACGCGATCGCTCTGTCGCCTGAAACACCTGAGCAAACCCTCGCCGCACTGACCCTGGCTGCCACTGATTTCTATACCGCCTTCCCGGATGTCAACCAGTGCGCTCGTCAGGAAGCAGCCCGAATCCTCAAGGTCCATACTGGCCGTGATCTGGATCCGGATACTGTGTACTGGCACCGGTTTTCCAATGCCATCAGCAACCCACAGACCTTCACCGGCTGGGAGCACTATGGTGTGCCCGACCAATCCCGAACCATGACCGAATTGACCCAGCGCCGCTTCGACGTCAACGATCAAATCAACGCCATCGATCTGGACAGCATGAGCGGTTTCTACACCGCAGACAGCACGGCTGGTCACTTCGACCAGCGCAACGAACTGGCTTTGTCGCCACTGACCATCATGAATGACTTGTGGGAGGGCAATTTTGCGCAGGCCTATCAGACGCAACTGGAAGCGTTCTGGACCGCTCAGGGCGACAGCGGGCGATTGGTGGCTAAAGCCCTTTGCGTGAGCTATGCCTTCGAGGCAATGCGCCGTCGATTGCTCAGTCGCCGCGCCTTCAAACAATTCATCTTCAGCGTGGCGGGCCCGTTGAAGCTCCCTCCGACCATTGCACAATTGAAACGCGCCGTCACCAGCAGAGAGCTGGCCGAAGTCTCCGATCTGACCCTGGGCGGAATAGCTGCCACGGGCATCATACGGGTGAAAAATGCTCAAGGGCATCAAACCCTCTACCTGCCCCCTGACTGGTTCCACACCTTCCACTCCGAACGCGAAGTCTATGAATGGTTCTGCGTTCAGGCGGCCGACCCGGCGCGGCGTGAGCATCTGCTCTCGCATTTCACGGCGCACCATCAAACCGATTCTTCGACCCTCGAAACCCTGAACTCCACGCTCGACACCATGCAGCGCACGCCTTGGGTCGCCGGGCAGACCATGCTCAATGGTGCCAGCCAGCCGATTACCAAGGACGTGTTCAGCTATCTGATTGACAACCTGCGCGCTCGCCTGGAAACCGAAGCGCAGACGATGCTCACCAGTAACTGGCAGCTGCGCAAGGACATCTTCCTGGTCGACCTCAGCGCCTTCGTCCGTGTTACCGCCGGAATCGCACCGGGTGATTCATTGGTCGCGGCATCCGTCGTCGGCGCCTCGGCCATCAGCCTGGGAGCCCACCTGGCCGTCGTCCTGCACGGCAAAACCCACGAGCAGCGAAGCAAGGCCGCGGTAGCCGCAGCACTCGACGCGCTGTCATTGCTGTTCAGCCTGCCCATGCTCAAGGGCAGCGGCAAGCATATCCTCAACGAGTTCGCCGACCTGGCCGAAGAAGCACCTGCCGTCGTCGAGACCCAATCGCCCATGCCCTACGCGGTCGATATCGACCTCTCCGTCCTGCCCACCGAAATCAATGGCGCCGGCGGTCTGTTCTACGTGAGCGGCGACAAGCGCTATATCCAGCTCGCGCAAAAAGTCTATGAGGTGGAGTTCATTGAGGTCCTGGACCGCTGGGTCGTGATCAACCCGCTGACGCCCGACAACCTGACCGGCGCCTGGCCCGTCGAGGCCAACTGGCGCGGCGTGTGGGAACCCTATGTTGAAGAAGTCATCGACCCGCTTGCGGTCGGCGCCGACGAAGAGTCAGCCTCTGGCGCAATCACGCCGCAAATGGTCGAAGCGCATCGACTCGATATACAGCTGCGACCCTACGAAGTTTCGATGAAATACGTAGAGCTGATCGAACCCCTGATCGGCCGAGACAGTGCGCGACTGATGAGCTCAACGCTGGACGATACGTTCGCCATGGCAAGAAATGAACTGCTGGTCGCGCGTAACGAGTTGGCCGCACACGCGCGGCTCTTCTTCAACCTTCCCAAGGAGCCGCGCAGCGTCCTGGTACCTCGATTCAACGAACTGACAACCCCCGATACGCTTTTCGAAGCGGTCTACGATCAGAGCCAAGGCCTGGTCATCGGTGAAGCGAAGGATGCAATTGGCAGCAAGAAGCTGTTGATCAAGTACATGGGCGACCTGAAATCGCAGGGCGTACAGACTTTGTACACCGACCTGCTGATCAAGGAACTGCATCAAGGCTGGCTGGACCATTACCTGGAGACCGGCCTTATGCCCAGCGGACTGTACAACTACCTGACCCGCCTGACCCGGCAGTCGATCCTGGCGAAGTACACCCCCTTGGAGCTCATCAAGATGGCGCGCCTGCAAGGGATCAAAGTCAAGGCACTCGATTGTGCCGCTGCCCACCAGGTGCATGGTTTGAGCCAGACTGAAGCGGGAATCGGTCAGAAAATGCGCAACTATTACGCCATTCAGCGTATACGCGCCCACCAGGCAGCGCGCCCGGCCAGCGGCTGGATTGCGTTGGTCGACCACACCAAGGTCAGCACCTACGAGGACGTACCGGGTTTGGCGGACCTGTCAGACACGGTGGGGGTGAGGGTCAAGGATGTATCACGCAATACGCCGTTCACTATCAGCGAAGACCCTGGCCAGCGGTTGGCAGGGTCCCAAGGTAACCTCAGAACCGATTTGCAGATCGAGATGGGGACCTTGCCCGAGGGCTCGGTGATGTCGAGCGCCAGCGTCTGA
- a CDS encoding DnaJ C-terminal domain-containing protein yields the protein MDFKDYYKILGVEPTADEKEIKSAYRKLARKYHPDVSKEAGAEDKFKEASEAYEALSNPEKRAEYDELRKYGQHGRPFQGPPGWQGRGGGGFDEGADFSDFFSSIFGGSGGGRPGGNPFGSAQGRSRGRDGQDVQMELPVSLEETLATESKKISFKVPQHNGAGQRVADSLKTLNVKIPAGVADGERIRLKGQGAPGIGGGATGDLYLTINFEKHPFFEVDGDHLILQVPLAPWEVALGTKVAVPTLTGRINLTIRPDSQNGQRLRVKGNGLLNKQGQRGDLFAQIKVVMPTHNDAEAQALWESLANNAEFDPRANWSR from the coding sequence ATGGATTTCAAAGACTACTACAAGATCCTCGGCGTAGAGCCGACGGCGGATGAAAAAGAGATCAAGTCCGCCTACCGCAAGCTGGCGCGCAAGTATCACCCTGACGTCAGCAAGGAGGCGGGTGCTGAAGACAAGTTCAAGGAAGCTTCCGAGGCCTATGAGGCCCTGAGCAACCCGGAAAAACGCGCCGAGTACGACGAGCTGCGCAAATACGGCCAGCACGGGCGGCCGTTCCAGGGCCCGCCGGGCTGGCAGGGTCGCGGCGGTGGCGGTTTCGACGAAGGCGCCGATTTTTCCGACTTCTTCAGCTCCATTTTCGGCGGTTCCGGCGGCGGGCGGCCGGGCGGCAATCCGTTCGGCAGCGCTCAAGGGCGTAGCCGTGGCCGCGATGGCCAGGATGTGCAGATGGAGCTACCGGTGTCGCTGGAGGAAACTCTGGCGACCGAATCGAAGAAGATCAGCTTCAAGGTGCCGCAGCACAATGGGGCTGGGCAGCGCGTGGCGGATTCGCTGAAAACCCTCAACGTGAAGATCCCCGCCGGGGTCGCGGACGGCGAGCGCATTCGCCTCAAAGGCCAAGGCGCGCCGGGCATCGGCGGCGGTGCCACGGGTGACCTGTACCTGACTATCAACTTTGAAAAACATCCGTTTTTCGAGGTGGATGGCGACCATCTGATCCTCCAGGTGCCGTTGGCGCCCTGGGAAGTAGCACTGGGCACCAAGGTGGCAGTGCCGACCCTGACCGGGCGCATCAACCTGACCATCCGCCCGGACAGTCAGAACGGCCAGCGCCTGCGGGTCAAGGGTAACGGTCTGCTGAACAAGCAGGGTCAGCGCGGCGACCTGTTCGCGCAGATCAAAGTGGTGATGCCCACCCATAACGACGCCGAAGCGCAGGCGCTGTGGGAATCGTTGGCGAACAACGCCGAGTTCGATCCACGGGCCAACTGGAGCCGCTGA
- a CDS encoding GNAT family N-acetyltransferase, whose translation MNAAQLRRVTVEGFAHYQQGLYELLEDAVRQGASIGFLKDFDRAQGVAYLSELKGQLESAERLLWVVVHNERVLASVQLAPCNKANGRHRAEVQKLLVHMDFQRHGLATQLMNGAELVARQKGLSLLFLDTEARSPAEAFYKAAGYTRVGEIPDYAGRPDGTLINTALYYKLLQGLPA comes from the coding sequence ATGAATGCTGCCCAGTTGCGTCGCGTTACCGTTGAAGGCTTTGCTCACTATCAGCAGGGCCTGTACGAATTGCTCGAAGACGCGGTGCGACAGGGCGCGTCGATAGGCTTTCTGAAGGATTTCGACCGGGCCCAGGGGGTCGCTTACCTGAGCGAGCTCAAGGGCCAGCTCGAAAGCGCCGAGCGCCTGCTGTGGGTGGTGGTGCACAACGAACGAGTGCTGGCCAGCGTACAACTGGCGCCCTGCAATAAAGCCAACGGCCGCCACCGCGCCGAGGTGCAAAAACTGCTGGTGCACATGGACTTTCAGCGTCACGGCCTGGCGACTCAGTTGATGAACGGCGCCGAGCTCGTCGCCCGCCAGAAAGGCCTGAGCCTGTTGTTCCTCGACACCGAAGCCCGCTCCCCCGCAGAAGCCTTCTACAAGGCAGCCGGATACACCCGCGTCGGCGAAATCCCCGACTATGCGGGGCGCCCGGACGGCACCCTGATCAATACCGCCCTCTATTACAAACTTCTTCAAGGATTGCCCGCATGA
- a CDS encoding PsiF family protein: MKCSYVAMILTGLMMGSQAFAATAQQEKMKTCNADASAKTLKGDERKSFMSSCLKAAPAPAATQQDKMKTCNADATTQALKGDARKTFMSGCLKKK; encoded by the coding sequence ATGAAATGCTCGTATGTCGCGATGATCTTGACGGGGTTGATGATGGGTTCGCAGGCGTTCGCCGCGACCGCGCAGCAGGAGAAAATGAAGACCTGTAATGCCGATGCCAGCGCCAAGACACTCAAGGGCGATGAGCGCAAGAGCTTCATGAGCAGTTGCCTGAAAGCCGCGCCGGCACCGGCCGCCACCCAGCAGGACAAGATGAAGACCTGCAACGCCGACGCGACCACCCAGGCACTGAAAGGGGATGCGCGCAAGACGTTCATGAGTGGGTGTTTGAAGAAGAAGTGA
- a CDS encoding urease accessory protein UreD: MNLPVSSVLYTPSWHAELELGYARFDASTRPVLRRHKGPLRVQKHLYAEGPEVCQHIIVHPPGGIAGGDRLDITASVGTNAWAQLTSPGAAKWYRAAGPAYQQLKLHVAAGATLEWMPQETIVYSAAQAELQTVIELEGDARLLYWDVVALGRPAAGERFDRGHFQSRLDIRRDGRALWHERQRVSGDDGLLDSPIGLDGQPVFATLLITGTLDPELLQRCRELPSKVRGDLTQLPDLLVARCLASEALHARDWLIALWTLLRPALLGREALAPRIWST; the protein is encoded by the coding sequence ATGAATTTACCCGTTTCCTCTGTCCTCTATACCCCCAGCTGGCACGCTGAACTCGAGCTGGGCTATGCCCGTTTCGACGCCAGCACCCGGCCGGTATTGCGCCGCCACAAGGGCCCGCTGCGGGTGCAGAAGCACCTGTACGCAGAAGGCCCCGAGGTGTGCCAGCACATCATCGTGCACCCGCCGGGGGGCATTGCCGGTGGCGATCGCCTCGACATCACCGCCAGCGTCGGCACCAACGCCTGGGCGCAGTTGACCAGCCCCGGCGCGGCCAAATGGTATCGCGCCGCCGGGCCGGCCTATCAACAGCTGAAATTGCACGTCGCCGCCGGCGCGACCCTGGAATGGATGCCTCAGGAGACGATCGTCTACAGCGCCGCCCAGGCCGAGTTGCAGACCGTGATCGAGCTCGAAGGCGATGCCCGCCTGCTGTACTGGGACGTGGTCGCGCTGGGTCGACCGGCAGCCGGCGAGCGTTTCGATCGTGGCCACTTTCAATCGCGCCTGGACATTCGTCGCGACGGCCGCGCCCTGTGGCACGAACGCCAACGCGTCAGCGGCGATGACGGCTTGCTCGATTCGCCCATCGGCCTGGACGGTCAGCCGGTGTTTGCCACACTGTTGATCACCGGCACGCTCGACCCCGAACTGTTGCAACGTTGCCGCGAGCTGCCCAGCAAGGTGCGCGGCGACCTGACCCAGCTGCCGGACCTGCTGGTGGCGCGCTGCCTGGCCAGCGAGGCCCTGCATGCCCGCGACTGGTTGATCGCGCTATGGACCCTGCTGCGTCCCGCCCTGCTCGGCCGCGAAGCGCTGGCCCCCCGAATATGGAGCACCTGA
- a CDS encoding Hsp70 family protein — translation MKNVSPARACGIDFGTSNSTVGWHRPGEESLIALEDGKITLPSVVFFNLEERRPAYGRMALHEYLEGYEGRLMRSLKSLLGSKLIKHDTSVLGTALPFKDLLGMFIGELKKRAETNAGRPFDAVVLGRPVHFVDDDPLADQEAEDTLAEVARKIGFSEVSFQYEPIAAAFDYESTIEREELVLIVDIGGGTSDFSLVRLSPERRDHDDRQDDILATGGVHIGGTDFDKQLSLQGVMPLFGYGSRMKSGAFMPTSLHLNLATWHTINSVYSQKSQQALGSMRYDIQDTDGIDRLFKLIEQRAGHWLAMEVEETKIQLTERDQRLVALDRIQPELSVELTRALFEQSINGLLERVRGSVTSLLDKAGVRVDQVDTVFFTGGSSGIPALRQSVSAMLPNARHVEGNIFGSIGSGLAIEARKRYGDM, via the coding sequence ATGAAAAACGTATCCCCGGCCCGTGCCTGCGGCATCGACTTCGGCACCTCCAACTCCACCGTCGGCTGGCATCGCCCTGGCGAGGAGTCGCTGATCGCGCTGGAGGACGGCAAGATCACCCTGCCGTCCGTGGTTTTTTTCAACCTCGAGGAGCGCCGTCCCGCCTATGGCCGCATGGCTCTGCACGAGTACCTCGAAGGCTATGAAGGGCGCCTGATGCGCTCGCTCAAAAGCCTGCTCGGTTCCAAGCTGATCAAGCATGACACCAGCGTGCTGGGCACCGCCCTGCCGTTCAAGGACCTGCTGGGGATGTTCATCGGCGAACTCAAGAAGCGCGCCGAAACCAACGCCGGTCGCCCGTTCGACGCCGTGGTGCTAGGCCGCCCGGTGCATTTCGTCGACGATGATCCGCTCGCCGATCAGGAGGCCGAAGATACCCTGGCCGAAGTGGCGCGCAAGATCGGCTTTAGCGAGGTCTCGTTCCAGTACGAGCCGATCGCTGCGGCCTTCGACTACGAGTCGACCATCGAGCGCGAAGAGCTGGTGCTGATCGTCGACATCGGCGGGGGTACCTCGGACTTCTCGCTGGTACGCCTGAGCCCTGAACGTCGCGACCACGATGACCGCCAGGATGACATCCTCGCCACCGGCGGCGTGCATATCGGCGGTACCGACTTCGACAAGCAGCTGAGCCTGCAAGGCGTGATGCCGCTGTTCGGCTACGGCAGCCGCATGAAAAGCGGCGCGTTCATGCCCACCAGCCTGCACCTCAACCTGGCCACCTGGCACACCATCAACTCGGTGTACTCGCAAAAGTCCCAGCAGGCGCTGGGCAGCATGCGCTACGACATCCAGGACACCGACGGCATCGACCGGTTGTTCAAGCTGATCGAGCAGCGCGCCGGGCACTGGCTGGCGATGGAAGTCGAAGAAACCAAGATCCAGCTCACCGAACGCGACCAGCGCCTCGTGGCCCTTGATCGCATTCAGCCGGAGTTGAGCGTCGAACTCACCCGAGCGCTGTTCGAACAGTCGATCAACGGCTTGCTGGAGCGGGTGCGCGGCAGTGTCACCAGCTTGCTGGACAAAGCCGGCGTGCGAGTGGACCAGGTCGATACGGTGTTCTTTACCGGTGGTTCGAGCGGGATTCCGGCATTGCGCCAGAGCGTCTCGGCGATGCTGCCCAACGCGCGGCATGTGGAAGGCAACATCTTCGGCAGCATCGGCAGCGGCCTGGCGATCGAAGCGCGCAAGCGTTATGGGGATATGTAA
- a CDS encoding AI-2E family transporter, translated as MPTFSQRHVLLASLVIVMGGLYLVLPLRLLPSLLAGLLVFELVNMLTPQLQRLIAGRRARWLAVALLGTLVVSVLALIFAGIISFVLHEAENPGASLDKFMGVVDRARSQLPPFIDAYLPASAAEFRIAISGWLGKHLTDLQLMGKDAAHTFVTLLIGMVLGAIVALQNLPDPTQRKPLSAALFDRLSLLVQAFRNIVFAQIKISLLNTAFTAIFLAVVLPLCGIKLPLTKTLIVLTFLLGLLPVIGNLMSNALITIVGLSLSIWVAVAALGYLIVIHKVEYFLNARIVGGQISAKAWELLLAMLVFEAAFGLPGVVAGPIYYAYLKSELRLQGLV; from the coding sequence ATGCCAACGTTCTCCCAGCGTCACGTATTGTTGGCCAGTCTAGTCATTGTCATGGGCGGGCTGTATCTGGTGCTGCCGTTGCGCTTGTTGCCCAGCCTGCTGGCCGGACTGCTGGTGTTCGAGCTGGTCAATATGCTCACCCCGCAACTGCAACGCCTGATCGCAGGGCGCCGCGCGCGCTGGCTGGCGGTGGCATTGCTGGGCACTCTGGTGGTCAGCGTGCTCGCGCTGATTTTTGCCGGCATCATCAGTTTCGTGCTGCACGAGGCGGAAAACCCCGGCGCTTCGTTGGACAAATTCATGGGCGTGGTCGATCGCGCACGCAGCCAGTTGCCGCCGTTCATCGACGCCTACCTGCCGGCCAGTGCCGCCGAGTTCCGTATCGCCATCAGCGGCTGGCTGGGCAAGCATCTCACCGATCTGCAGTTGATGGGCAAGGACGCTGCCCACACCTTCGTGACCCTGCTGATCGGCATGGTCCTGGGTGCCATCGTCGCCTTGCAGAACCTGCCCGATCCGACCCAGCGCAAGCCGTTGTCCGCCGCGCTGTTCGATCGCCTGTCGCTGCTGGTTCAGGCGTTTCGCAATATCGTTTTCGCGCAGATCAAGATCTCGCTGTTGAACACCGCGTTTACCGCGATCTTCCTGGCGGTGGTGCTGCCGTTGTGCGGGATCAAGTTGCCGCTGACCAAGACCCTGATCGTGCTGACGTTCCTGCTGGGGCTGCTGCCAGTGATCGGCAACCTGATGTCCAACGCGCTGATCACTATCGTCGGCCTGTCCTTGTCGATCTGGGTGGCGGTGGCGGCGCTGGGGTATCTGATCGTGATCCACAAGGTCGAGTATTTCCTCAACGCGCGGATCGTCGGCGGGCAGATCAGCGCCAAGGCGTGGGAGCTGCTGTTGGCGATGCTGGTGTTCGAGGCCGCGTTCGGGCTACCTGGGGTGGTGGCGGGGCCCATCTATTACGCGTATCTCAAGAGCGAGCTGCGATTGCAGGGATTGGTGTAA
- a CDS encoding N-acetyltransferase family protein has protein sequence MSLLIRDAVHADLPAIRDIYNDAVLNTTAIWNEQPVDLGNRQAWFSARQAQGYPILVAIDAQNSPVGYASFGDWRPFEGFRHTVEHSVYIRDDQRGQGIGPQLMNTLIERARACDKHVMVAAIESGNAASVRLHQRLGFTINGQMPQVGTKFGRWLDLTFMQLILNPGAQPSASPSE, from the coding sequence ATGTCCTTGCTCATACGCGACGCGGTGCACGCCGACCTGCCGGCCATTCGCGACATCTACAACGACGCGGTGCTCAACACCACGGCGATCTGGAACGAACAACCGGTCGACCTCGGCAACCGCCAGGCCTGGTTCAGCGCGCGCCAGGCCCAGGGCTACCCGATCCTGGTGGCGATCGACGCCCAAAACAGCCCGGTCGGCTACGCTTCATTCGGTGACTGGCGGCCTTTCGAGGGTTTTCGCCACACCGTCGAGCACTCGGTGTATATCCGCGACGACCAGCGCGGCCAGGGTATCGGCCCGCAGTTGATGAACACGCTGATCGAGCGCGCCAGGGCCTGCGACAAACACGTGATGGTCGCCGCCATCGAAAGCGGCAATGCGGCGTCCGTTCGTTTGCACCAACGCCTGGGTTTCACGATCAACGGGCAGATGCCCCAGGTCGGCACCAAGTTCGGGCGCTGGCTCGACCTGACCTTCATGCAGTTGATCCTCAACCCCGGTGCTCAACCTTCTGCGAGTCCCTCGGAGTAA